In Panicum virgatum strain AP13 chromosome 4N, P.virgatum_v5, whole genome shotgun sequence, a single window of DNA contains:
- the LOC120670221 gene encoding HVA22-like protein a produces the protein MGSGSFLKVLAKNFDVLAGPIISLAYPLYASVRAIETKNPVDDQQWLTYWVLYSFITLFELTFAPIIEWLPFWSYAKLFFNCWLVLPWFNGAAYVYDHFVRPMFVNRQIVNIWYVPRNEKSSKPDDVLSAAERYIEQNGPEAFEKLISKSTKSSKSRTTRRSILEEAEAERESWGENPFYDKNFRH, from the exons ATGGGGTCCGGATCTTTCCTCAAGGTGCTGGCCAAGAACTTCGACGTGCTCGCCGG GCCAATAATATCACTTGCTTATCCTCT GTATGCTTCTGTTAGAGCAATAGAGACAAAAAATCCTGTAGATGATCAGCAATGGCTCACTTATTGGGTGCTGTACTCCTTTATCACTTTGTTTGAGCTAACTTTTGCTCCAATTATTGAGTG GCTTCCCTTTTGGTCATATGCAAAGCTGTTCTTCAACTGCTGGTTGGTCTTACCTTGGTTCAACGGTGCTGCTTATGTTTACGACCATTTTGTGCGGCCAATGTTTGTGAACCGCCAAATAGTAAACATATGGTATGTCCCAAGAAATGAGAAGTCAAGTAAACCTGATGATGTACTGTCAGCTGCAGAGAGATATATTGAACAAAATGGACCAGAAGCATTTGAGAAGCTCATCAGCAAG TCTACAAAGTCTTCAAAATCAAGGACCACAAGGCGTTCGATCTTGGAGGAGGCTGAGGCTGAAAGAGAATCCTGGGGTGAAAATCCTTTCTACGACAAAAACTTCCGACACTAA